CATGACATGACTAACCTCTCAGGATGGACCTATGGTACATTCACGAtgttacattatttttattataattggTTACATTTTAAGGAATCTTTGAGGGCAGCCGTGTTGACCTGATGCACAATATTCGGTCTAGAAAAGTGGGCTGGGTTGGATCCTGTCCCTAAAATAGGACACAGTCAGCAAGGCCCATCCTGTGGTGACACCCTCAAGCCAAACTGTAAAAGTTTTACCCCATTAGTGGTAAAGATGTGCAAATAGCAAAGTTGTTTAAGCATCTTTCATCCAGTTTTGTTATCTGCCCCACAAGGCTGCTTGATTGTTTAAGAGTAGCAGCTGGACACTGCTTGATAAAAGTCTTCTTGTAAATCCTTCatgtaaaataatttagttGTTGCTTTAGGGAATGTGGTTATAGTTATAATTCTGTTCTTGCTCCACATTCACTGAGATGACTGCTCATATATCCTTAacaaactatgtgtgtgtgtacatttgtgcctgtctgtgtgtgtgtgtgtgtgtgtgtgtgtgtgtatatctacAGGTTTTTGTGTGCTCTTCCCTAAACAAAGCTTTGTTTGGTCTATGGCAAGGCTCCAAGGAAGATgtgccttttgtgttttctctaaAAATAAGCCTTAGCTCTTGCTATTGttgttgtgtacacacacacacacacacggggcgCTAACTGACATCTGGATGATGACTTTGATCCCTTCCAAGTTGATACTGTGGCTACTTTTGAACCTTCAGAACAAAAATACTAAGCAAAGATATGTGGACAACACTTGACACACCATAATATCTACAACGCAAAAGAAATTATCTTCAAATGCGGCAGAACAGAGACTTTTATGAGCTGTTACTGCAAATTGTAGCTTTTATTGTTGTTCCCTATAGAGCAATTTGTAATTAAGACATGTTTTAACAAGTGTGGTCTGTCTTTTAGATTTTCAAAATTccattaacattttgtttttccaccagTTTTGTATACTAGAACAAATATGAAGTTCGGTCTCTTAAAAACTTTATTAGCATTCGTTTATGGTGCTATAAACATATTATAAATGTCCATGCATAACAAAATGAAGCACTCAAGACTGAACATCCCCTTATAGTGAGTCATAGCAAGTAGTCCAGACTGAAGATTTTTGAAGAGGAAATGTTGCAtttcagtctcagctgtacAACCTCATAAGGGGCCAGAGGGCTCCACTGGAAGCTTTCTTGCCTTTTCTCTTCCTCAATCAGTTTTTCCATGgccaaagacagaaagagagagagagagacacacaccgGGAGAGTGGGACAGTGAGAGAGACGGGGGAGTGAGAGTCAGAGGCCCAGTTAAGTCTGTGGCTTTGTGTTTTatgaaaagagtaaaaaaaggACATTAAAAGTCAGCATTTTCCACCAGGCAAGGGAACCGgtcggcacacacacacacacacacacacacacacacacacacacacacacacacacacacacttgcactcTTGCACCGAGTCCCCCAGCCTCCTATTATAAGGCtgagtggagaggaggaatggTAGCATTTGCgcctgtttgtcagtgtgtgtgtcagacgaGGCGGCTGAAGTCTGATAGAATCTATCACCCTACCTCTGTGATTACACAGAACGCTATCCGTCCCTGCCCCGCCTGTGTTTGGGTTGCTGAAAGTCTGACATAAAGGACAACTGTTACATCAAGTAACAAAACACTGGATAATAATAATGCAGAAAGTGATATGGCATGGTGCAATACTGCTGTTATGGACAAAAAAGCACCTTTTCTTACTAATGTAGAAACTTTCTGTCATTCTTTTATGTGTTGATTGAACATAGAGCCCCTGAAACCAGATATAAACCTACTTTGTATAGCTCTAAAAACATTAGCCTCACAGAGAAAAATACTATTTTGCATAAACCTGCTTCTATTTACagcttcctttttctttttttcatgggACAGCAGTAGTCTACCATTTTTTCAGTGCATTGCAATCCAGATTATAATCCTTTAATGACCCAAGtgatgaataatgaatataggattatatatatattattatataggTTACTAGTCGCTTGTTCTGTTGATTGACACGCCACAGCTGTCAcctcagtgtgtgcatgtgtctatCATGATAAGGCATGAGATCTGTGAAATTAGTGTTATGCATACCAGACTAGTGAGGCTAATGTATATGGCATGCATGTGGAtatggttgtgtgtgtctgcagctgttGCCTGGTGTCAGAGGTGAGCATTGGTGCTTTCACACTTTACTATCAGCACTGAGTGAAAACTCTGTAAGGCAACACCGTTCCCATGGATCCCTGGGGAATATCACTCTTGgggttatgtgtgtgtctgtttgttgaaagggtgtgtgtgtgtgtgttgagtgacagcaaaaaagagaaagagagatgaagagagtaGTATATAACCATTATAAATAGGAATAATGGAGCATGTTTGGTTCACTACTCCAAAAAATTGGATATATTACTCATTATAAtgggattattattatattatgctCAGTAAAATCAAAGTAGTGGGCATATGAGGTCAGCTTTTACAGCCACTTTTATCTCCTGAAAGAAAGAGATCATAAGTAATGACAATAATAAGTCAGTATAATTGCAGTTTTTGGATAGTTACCCTTCATTATATTCATTCATCTTGGGACAATCAAAGtgataaatcttttttttatgacgcaaacacacacaaagaggcatatatacatataattaCACAAGCAGCACATACATCACCAGGCTTTTATGTCTGTTGTCTACATTGTTTGAATTAACTTTAATTATCCCAACTGTGTCTGTGagtttcttgtttttatgtcagGCTATATATTTGCGgtattgtatatgtgtgtgtgtgtgtgtgtacatcagagtatgtgtgtgtgtgcgtttacgctcatgtttttgtttttctctcttccctccattTCCCTCCAATGGGgttcccttctttctctctctggctcctCCCTCgctcctcccttcctcttctcttcactGAGACAAGAAGGCAGCTGTAGACAGAATCAGAtccagctgtgtgtatgtgtgtgtgtgtgtgtgtgtgtgtgtgtgtgtgtgtgtgtgtgtgtgtgtgtgtgtgtgtgtgtgtgtgtgtgtgtgtgtgtgtacatgtccaGGAGATTACTCACTGCTCCAAAGAATGTTCCTGCAGGTCAGAATATAGTCAAATGCCAGAGAGATGCTTTGTAATGGATTCAGTGAATTCAATTATTGGTTGTTACGTCGGCTTGCCTTCCCTCGACTCTGTCTCCTCCATTTTTCCTCTTACTCTCCAATAGCATTGCTCAGGTCAAACCTGGAGTCTGATTGGGTGCTGCAGAGACACAACAGTGATTATGAAATGTTATATCTGGCCGACTTTCTGGGaagttttacacatttgaatCTGCGAAAGCCAGACCAACATTTGAATCTGCGAAAGCCTGTTCCCAGTCCTAAAAATAAGTTTGTGTCTCACATTTTCACTCAGTGTGACCTATCACTAACACACTATTACATGTTCTCACATGTACACAATTTATCATCTACGATGTAAACTATACAATGGCTATATGCTTTGTATATAATTCATAAAATATTGTCTTTAATGATTATAGTTACTTTCACATAGATTTTATAGATCctacaatatattttatatactaaTTTAGTCGGCTTAGACTTACTGTACTTTCATGTTTTGTATATGATGTAAATGTCATGTAACATTTGGAGAACTATAACTACCATATGCAAACCTTTAAAGGCTGGCACTGCTTCAGGATATATTTTTACTGAATCAAATGCAGGCTTATACATGATCAATTCCTGCTCCACTTGTGTGATATTGAAAAAGGTTCAGGTGCAAATTAGACTGTGTGTCACCAGGTCATTGTTTTCTCCAGTTTCATTCTCAGAGTACTGTCATCAGGGACATTTGGTTTTGAAAAAGCAGTTGCTGTTTACATTTCTATCTAAACCCTAAACCCCATGTCTCATGATGTAAAGTGTATATCTTACTTTTGATGCCCAACCCACCAAACTTTTTACTATTCACCCTCTATCTCCACCTCCCCTGCACCTCAGACAGGGAGGACCTCTGGCAACACCCCATAgccacatgctcacacacacaaaaactgtgGCCTGCTTCCTGTCGGCGGGGAGAGGCTGTTTTTACTGTGACTCCATTTTGGCGGAGAAGGCTAATTCCTCTGTTgtctggctctgtgtgtgtatgtgtgtgtatgtgcactcaCATGtccttttaaacatgtttgtacCCCTGCCTGCTCAGCTTCTTAAGTGTTCACTTATGTGGGAGTTTAGGCAGTTACCAAAATCAAAATCatatgtgtaaatgtatgtgtggGATAGTTTGATGTATACAGTGCACACGAGAACAGACTACAATCTTAGTGGTATCAGAGATGTCACTAAGTTGCAAAACAGCTGTTAAAATTGTGTTCATGGATAGAAAAATATTCTAGTTTTCAGAATTGTGTCTGTGATGTGTGTAGCAGTATGACTGCTGACAAAGCATTTTATATGCTAAGCAAAATCCTTTCctgaataaacaaacacatgggATTCTGgatgtttttgctttattaaTGGAATTTTCCCCTCAAGACAGTACACAGTAGAATATACTAACAAAAATAAAGGACAGCAACACACAAACTGGGTATTCCTACAAAAAGAGTAACAATATTGCTAAAGTCATTAAGTCCTTGATTCTCAAAAAAGTTCAGACAGAAAAGTGCATAAACAAAATTCCAGCCTCAGTAGATGATCATATCTTAAGCTGaggcttacacacacacacacacacacacacacacacgttgtcctaggtcacttttggggacattacatagacttacattaatttccttgAGACTtgccctaaccataaccactgacccaaaaatcagcattttaccaATTGGAGACACGgtttttgtccccaattggacaaaccatccccaattaactggttctaagtctgaaatttgtccctgaaagtggcctatgacagaccacacacacacacacacacacacacacacacacatgctgtccCAGGTCACTTTTGGGAACATTATGcaaacttgatttgatttgctttgctttgatttaattttttggacacggcttttgtccccagttggacaAGCCATCCCTAATCAACTGATCTTTAGTTTGAAATTTGTCCccgaaagtagcctatgacagacccctcacacacacatacacacacacacatatgcacacctGTTATGATtgtcaacagtgttttcttAAGCCATACATTTCTGGATATTTAGCTTGTGTTGTAATGCTACAAATGCCAAAGTCACGCAtgtgatttacagtatgtaacCCTCATGTGTGACCCTTGACCTCCTACAGTATGCATCATCTTTAGTGCCTTGGCATTCTTGGCATTGTTTGCTAATACTGCTATGCTATGCTAATATAGCGTGTTATATTCTGGTCCATCCTAACTGCACACATCACAGATTGACCATTTGGAAATGTAAACAGTCAACTCCCCACTTCCCTCAACAAGTCGTAGTCAGGATTAAGGCCTTCAATCACTGCAGAGTAAACAGCACACTCCCACATATTGTAATTGTGCAGatacagctctctctctctctttctttctctctctctctctctctctctctctctcacacacacacacacacacacacacacacacacacacacacacacacacatatatacacactctGTCTCACATCTCAGAGGCATTTTCTGTAATTTGAGGGAAGACTTTCAGACTGCAAATATTTCTCTGGCTGTTTCATTAACCCTGCATTTTTCACAGTTGTGTATagaaatgttgtattttgttaaTTGGTTGCAGATGTAACAGTTGCTGTGAGTGCACATGAACCCTACTCTAATGGCACTGTACACTATATTCATTCCCTCTCAGTGAGTTTGGAGTCTCACAAAATATTGACACAATTCAAAGATATGCAGCGGCTCTGTATCAGTCGTTAACGTCCGCATAGATGCTGAATTTATCCTGCATATACAACTGAGTTTTTCTCCTGTGCATCAATACTGCAGCAAAAATGTTAAAGCTGCTTTATCtgtataaaatacatgttttttttcaatcaaagcAATAATAGCAATGTGTTTCTtacctctcctttccttttatGTCATCTATTATGTCATTTAAGTCATCACTGGCCCTCCCAATAGATAAATATGTACGTTTTCTGCAGTTGAATATATAACAAGTTTGTATATGTTCAACATTTCAGGCTACCTAGCAGAACCTCTGCAATAATTTTACCTGTGTGCTTGATATAACCAGATGGCAAACAAGGAattgttcatgtgtttgtgtgtggtattaaaatattacatctATATGTTGCTCCAGACAGGCTCCTTTCATGTGACGGACCTTGATCCACCCCTGACTATTGGCCTGCAAACCAGCCTGTCTGACAACcagcataaacacacagaagcagTCATCCAGCAGGACTGTCACCCACCAAAAGCCAAAACGCGAATTCTGCACATTCAGCCagtgagagacaaagacagcCGCTGAAGCAGCCTGCAAGATATTTAACTGGCCTGACCAACGGGCAACAACCAGCAGACAAGTTAGCCAGACAGAAGGGCAGCCATGTTGATTATCTTAGCTTTCATCGTCCTCTTCCATGTGGCAGCAGCCATCCTCCTCTTTGTTTCAACCATACACAATGTGAGTATAAACCAAGAATGGACATATATTTGACAAAAAGCAGggacattttcactattttaaccgtctctctgtccttctctgaTGTAGGCATGGTGGGTGGTATCTCAACCTGGACGGGATTTGATCTACACTGACCTGTGGTACTCCTGTAACGCCACCTGCTACCCTGTGGAGGACAGCCACACTGTTGATGCAGGTAAGGCAGTGTGTAACTCTATgtagcttgtgtgtgtatgtttgtgttgtaacacctcctctcctctttctcctcagcCTACCTGCAAGCAGTCCAGGCTACTATGATCCTGGCCACCATGTTATGTTGTGTCAGCTTCTTTGTCTTCATTCTTCAGCTCTTCAGGCTCAAACAGGGGGAGAGATTCATTTTCACTGCTATTATCCAGCTACTGGCCTGTGAgtgacacacacaagcatttatCCTGACCGTTGTTTTCAATTACCAAACACAGATACTgacttgtttttctgtgtgagcatgttagccAGCATTgtcataaatgaatgaataatccTTGCAGTTCCCAAATTGTGGAaagatttatacatttctgaGGTTGGATAAGAATGCGAGCTGACCACCTCTGAATGTAAAATTTCAAGATCTTATCTTAATGCAGCCAAGATCTGAACCACATGAGCATACATGTGACTTGGTTTGGTACTTCATATTGAATAAGGTTATTCTGCAATTTGACATTAACAAAAGTCCCACAACATGGGAATGTGTACTCTTAGCCTAAGACGATATTGAGTCTCATCCCAAGTGTGAGGTTTAATCTGAAATCTTTAAATTTCCTCACATCGTTGGAAATTCAGTGTTTATTCTCATTGTCTCATCTTGTGGGTGTTTGGTGTCCAGTGAAATGTCATCAACTTAACCAAGAAACTTGAAATTAGATGTTGTCAACCAGGAAAGGTCAATCAATTAACAATGGCAGAATGTGGAGACCTCCCTAATAACTGACACTCAACCACTAATGAACACTGTTTAAACATGATATACACTATTCATTTTAAGAAATTacagatttcagctttaaagCTCTGTTATCTAACTTAGCATTGCACAGTTGGTGATGGGGAAAGCGCTCAATAAGTCAGCTGTTTCAATTTGGAGGAAAGGGAAAGTTAAGCTAGTCCAGGTTAGCCAACTCTGGCATGTGAAGCTGTAGAATCTTAAAATCTCAGTTTAGGGCTTcagaacagtatataacaagGGATGTCTTGGGCTGAGTGAGGCAAAATAAAACTTTAGTGGCCCCTACTGGCTggttgaatatctttgaatgtTTGAATGACATTAATTCATCAAATATCTTGTCTAATTtccatcctcctcatcctctctcctcttctcagcTCTGTGTGTGATGATCGGGGCGTCCATCTACACGGCTCAGAAAAATTCCTTTCATGTGTCCAGTCTTAAGGAAGGCACTTACGGATCCTCCTATATCCTGGCCTGGATTAGCTTCCCCATGACTCTCATCAGTGGCCTCATGTACTTGGTGCTCAGGAAACGCAAATAGATGTGATGGTCTTGACGTACAGGCACGCAGATATACAAATATATGAATAGGAACACTTGGACATATAtgcatacagacatacagtttTCCTCAACAAACATGTatgcacattttctctttctaacACTTAGATTTTAAAATGCCATTGCAGATAAAGAAGAATCCACCATAATTTCAACCAGACGATACACCAGTAAAGCATTCAGCATTACAGTTTTTCCCACCTTACGCACTCAAAACTCCTTTCACTGCAGGCACAAATGGCCACGCCCTTCTCCTTCCTTACGGTACAGTGTTCTCACTGAATGTGGCAAAGATGCATGACGACCCCCCAGATTCCCAGTGTGCTCAGTTGACGGGCCATACCgtatatttttttccaaacaagTGCCTCAGAAATACCGCCTACAGTCGACGGGATAGACCCACTCTGAGTTGGGCGGtccttgtttttctgttgtcatgcATGACAACCACTAAAATATCTTTCTGGaagcatttgtttttacttgtaCTCATTACTGTATTGGCTTTAATT
The genomic region above belongs to Thunnus albacares chromosome 17, fThuAlb1.1, whole genome shotgun sequence and contains:
- the emp2 gene encoding epithelial membrane protein 2, with translation MLIILAFIVLFHVAAAILLFVSTIHNAWWVVSQPGRDLIYTDLWYSCNATCYPVEDSHTVDAAYLQAVQATMILATMLCCVSFFVFILQLFRLKQGERFIFTAIIQLLASLCVMIGASIYTAQKNSFHVSSLKEGTYGSSYILAWISFPMTLISGLMYLVLRKRK